One window of the Brevundimonas goettingensis genome contains the following:
- a CDS encoding flagellar motor protein MotB: MSSAGDRPILIKKIKKVSGGGHHGGAWKVAYADFVTAMMAFFLLMWLINTTDPEQKRGIAEYFAPASVSDSTSGSGGLLGGTALGQDGSKAAGSMSVTQQLAPQAPPDAPPDSGSSPNVASASDAALAAEVSRREAQEFQSAAESLRQAMQRMPELAELSKQLIIDQTPEGLRIQLVDQEGRSMFDQNSARPNARAQVLLRAVAQVINRLPNRIAISGHTSSVAGSGRASTAADWPLSANRADASRSILQQAGVDPDRVYSVAGKAGSDPLYPDDPSLAGNRRIAIVLLREAPVLPMDTSL; this comes from the coding sequence ATGTCATCCGCCGGCGATCGTCCGATCCTGATCAAGAAGATCAAGAAGGTGTCCGGCGGCGGGCACCACGGCGGCGCCTGGAAGGTCGCCTACGCCGACTTCGTGACCGCGATGATGGCCTTCTTCCTGCTGATGTGGCTGATCAACACGACCGACCCGGAGCAGAAGCGCGGCATCGCCGAGTACTTCGCCCCGGCCAGCGTCTCGGACAGCACCTCCGGCTCGGGCGGCCTGCTTGGCGGCACGGCCCTCGGTCAGGACGGCTCCAAGGCCGCCGGCTCGATGTCGGTCACCCAGCAACTTGCGCCCCAGGCGCCGCCGGACGCCCCGCCGGACTCTGGCTCCAGCCCCAATGTCGCCTCCGCCAGCGACGCGGCCCTGGCGGCCGAGGTCTCCCGCCGCGAGGCCCAGGAGTTCCAGAGCGCCGCCGAAAGCCTGCGTCAGGCCATGCAGCGCATGCCCGAGCTGGCCGAGCTGTCCAAGCAGCTGATCATCGACCAGACGCCCGAGGGCCTGCGTATCCAGCTGGTCGATCAGGAAGGCCGGTCCATGTTCGACCAGAACTCGGCCCGCCCCAACGCCCGCGCCCAGGTCCTGCTGCGCGCCGTGGCCCAGGTGATCAACCGCCTGCCCAACCGTATCGCGATCAGCGGCCATACCTCCTCGGTCGCCGGCTCGGGCCGCGCCTCGACCGCCGCCGACTGGCCCCTGTCGGCCAACCGCGCCGACGCCTCGCGGTCCATCCTGCAACAGGCCGGCGTCGATCCCGACCGGGTCTACTCCGTCGCGGGCAAGGCCGGCTCCGACCCTCTGTACCCGGACGATCCCTCGCTGGCGGGCAACCGTCGCATCGCCATCGTCCTGCTGCGCGAGGCCCCGGTCCTGCCCATGGACACCAGCCTGTGA
- a CDS encoding flavin reductase family protein encodes MTLEPLPDDLARDTAAYRRALGAFATGVCVVTADSPAGPLGITVNSFTSVSLTPRLVLWCLDERSDRWPVFAAAERFAIHVLPSTDKPLASRFAKGVSLLGEGEFVRPADDGAPCLPEALVRFECSTHDRIQMGDHLIIVGKVEAFHDAGGPESGLEALTFFRGRYGAASEPTE; translated from the coding sequence GTGACCCTCGAACCCTTGCCCGACGATCTCGCCCGCGACACCGCCGCCTATCGCAGGGCGCTGGGCGCCTTCGCGACCGGGGTGTGCGTCGTGACCGCCGACAGCCCGGCCGGGCCGTTGGGGATCACCGTCAACTCCTTTACCTCCGTCTCGCTGACGCCGCGACTGGTGCTGTGGTGCCTGGACGAGCGGTCGGACCGCTGGCCGGTGTTCGCCGCCGCCGAGCGGTTCGCCATCCACGTCCTGCCCTCGACCGACAAGCCGCTGGCCAGCCGGTTCGCCAAGGGCGTCTCGCTGCTGGGGGAGGGGGAGTTCGTCCGCCCCGCCGACGACGGCGCGCCCTGCCTGCCCGAGGCCCTGGTGCGGTTCGAGTGTTCGACGCATGACCGGATCCAGATGGGCGACCATCTGATCATCGTCGGCAAGGTCGAGGCCTTCCACGACGCGGGCGGCCCAGAGAGCGGGCTGGAGGCCCTGACCTTCTTCCGCGGTCGCTACGGCGCCGCATCGGAGCCGACAGAATGA
- a CDS encoding NAD(P)-dependent oxidoreductase, translating into MKIAFAGLGVMGAPMARHLLNAGHEVTGYNRSPAKAVAWAEANGGKAGQARVGATVAEAVKGVELFVLCVGNDDDVRAVVTEALPHLAEGAVVVDHTTTSAKVAREMAELAAGSGRFFIDAPVSGGQAGAENGQLSVMAGGDAGALARVESAVMAYSKAIQHMGPSGAGQLTKMVNQIAIAGVVQGLAEAIHFAKTAGLDTDAVYQAVSKGAAQSWQMDNRWKTAAEGKFDFGFAVDWMRKDLGLVLDEARANGATVSLTALVDQFYADVQKLGGRRWDTSSLKARLEP; encoded by the coding sequence ATGAAGATCGCCTTCGCCGGACTGGGCGTCATGGGCGCCCCGATGGCGCGCCACCTGTTGAACGCCGGCCACGAGGTCACGGGCTACAACCGCTCGCCCGCCAAGGCTGTCGCCTGGGCCGAGGCGAACGGGGGCAAGGCTGGTCAGGCAAGGGTGGGCGCGACGGTGGCCGAGGCCGTGAAGGGCGTCGAGCTGTTCGTCCTGTGCGTCGGCAATGACGACGACGTGCGGGCGGTGGTGACCGAGGCCCTGCCGCACCTGGCCGAGGGGGCGGTGGTCGTGGACCACACCACGACCTCGGCCAAGGTGGCCCGCGAGATGGCCGAACTGGCGGCCGGGAGCGGCCGCTTCTTCATCGACGCCCCCGTGTCCGGCGGTCAGGCGGGCGCCGAGAACGGCCAGCTGAGCGTCATGGCGGGCGGCGACGCCGGGGCCCTCGCGAGGGTTGAGAGCGCCGTCATGGCCTACTCCAAGGCGATCCAGCACATGGGGCCGTCGGGCGCCGGCCAGCTGACCAAGATGGTCAACCAGATCGCCATCGCGGGCGTGGTCCAGGGCCTGGCCGAGGCCATTCACTTCGCCAAGACGGCGGGGCTGGACACCGACGCCGTCTATCAGGCCGTGTCAAAGGGCGCGGCCCAGAGCTGGCAGATGGACAACCGCTGGAAGACGGCGGCGGAAGGGAAGTTCGACTTCGGCTTCGCCGTCGACTGGATGCGCAAGGACCTGGGTCTGGTGCTGGACGAGGCCCGGGCCAACGGGGCCACGGTGTCCCTGACCGCCCTGGTCGACCAGTTCTATGCCGACGTCCAGAAGCTGGGCGGGCGGCGCTGGGACACCTCCAGCCTGAAGGCCCGGCTGGAGCCCTGA
- a CDS encoding arylsulfatase, whose translation MADKKPNILVIWGDDIGMWNVGAYTHGMMGDTPNIDRIAKEGMLFTDHYGQPSCTAGRAAFITGQIPLRSGMTTIGIPGSALGLQKEDPTLAEVLKEAGYKTGQFGKNHLGDRNEFLPTVHGFDEWFGNLYHLNAEEEPEQLDYPGQKDPEYKKKYAPRGVMHAWATDVDDDTEDGVFGRRGKQKVENTGPLTRKRMETFDGEVLDKTLDWLGRNKDGPFFCWFNTTAIHIWSHPQQKYKQMAADEGRAEEDLVRAKMLEHDEQIGVLLKWLDDNNLTDDTIVIYSTDNGNELMMWPDGGYAPFRGEKGTTWEGGVRVPMLARWPGTIPAGSKSNALQSHEDVYVTLAAAAGLTDIKEKLLKGTKLGKSEITYKVHLDGFNQMDVWTGKTDVSARSAYFYYDETDLTAVRVGNWKMHIGVKKEGSWWNEKYWPSVPYIFNLRMDPLEKMDPESEEWGYIGRKFVASKLWAPTAATPYIAAQMKSIMDYPPRQGSDSLSVHKVLEKAMAKLENAGASSN comes from the coding sequence ATGGCGGACAAGAAACCGAATATTCTGGTGATCTGGGGCGACGACATCGGCATGTGGAATGTCGGCGCCTACACTCACGGCATGATGGGCGACACGCCCAACATCGATCGCATCGCCAAGGAAGGCATGCTCTTCACCGATCACTATGGCCAGCCGAGTTGCACTGCCGGCCGCGCCGCCTTCATCACCGGCCAGATCCCGCTCCGCTCCGGCATGACCACGATCGGCATTCCCGGATCGGCACTCGGCCTGCAGAAGGAAGATCCGACGCTCGCCGAAGTGCTCAAGGAGGCCGGCTACAAGACCGGCCAGTTCGGCAAGAATCATCTGGGCGACCGCAACGAGTTCCTGCCGACCGTCCATGGCTTCGACGAATGGTTCGGCAACCTCTACCACCTCAATGCCGAGGAAGAGCCCGAACAGCTTGACTATCCGGGTCAGAAGGACCCCGAGTACAAGAAGAAATACGCCCCGCGCGGTGTCATGCATGCCTGGGCGACCGACGTCGATGACGACACCGAAGATGGTGTGTTCGGCCGGCGCGGCAAGCAGAAGGTCGAGAATACCGGTCCGCTGACACGCAAGCGGATGGAAACGTTCGACGGCGAGGTGCTGGACAAGACACTCGACTGGCTCGGCCGCAACAAGGATGGTCCGTTCTTCTGCTGGTTCAACACCACCGCGATCCACATCTGGTCGCACCCGCAGCAGAAGTACAAGCAGATGGCGGCAGACGAAGGCCGCGCCGAGGAAGATTTGGTCCGAGCCAAGATGCTGGAACATGACGAGCAGATCGGCGTGTTGCTTAAGTGGCTGGACGACAACAATCTCACCGACGACACCATCGTCATCTATTCGACCGACAACGGCAATGAACTGATGATGTGGCCCGACGGCGGCTATGCACCGTTCCGCGGCGAGAAGGGCACGACCTGGGAAGGTGGCGTGCGCGTGCCGATGCTTGCTCGTTGGCCCGGAACCATTCCGGCCGGCAGCAAGAGCAACGCCCTGCAAAGCCATGAGGACGTCTATGTCACCCTGGCAGCGGCGGCCGGTCTGACCGACATCAAGGAAAAGCTGCTCAAGGGCACCAAGCTTGGCAAGAGCGAGATCACCTACAAGGTGCACCTCGATGGCTTCAACCAGATGGATGTGTGGACCGGCAAGACTGATGTCTCGGCCCGTAGTGCCTATTTCTATTATGACGAAACCGACCTGACGGCGGTCCGCGTGGGCAACTGGAAGATGCACATCGGCGTCAAGAAGGAAGGCAGCTGGTGGAACGAGAAGTACTGGCCTTCGGTGCCCTATATCTTCAACTTGCGCATGGATCCGCTTGAGAAGATGGATCCGGAGAGCGAGGAGTGGGGCTATATCGGCCGCAAGTTCGTGGCCTCCAAGCTGTGGGCTCCGACCGCTGCGACTCCCTATATTGCCGCGCAGATGAAGAGCATCATGGACTATCCGCCGCGCCAAGGCTCTGACTCGTTGAGCGTACATAAGGTGCTCGAAAAGGCGATGGCAAAGCTGGAGAATGCGGGCGCCAGCAGCAACTGA
- a CDS encoding class I SAM-dependent methyltransferase — protein MNRTAADPIHTFYNAHPYPPPVADLERARAQWREPNRARADYHQFWPDRPYRADIDILVAGCGTSQAARHAATRPEARVTGIDVSEASLKETQALKHKYKLDNLETELRAIEDAGELGRRFDLVVCTGVLHHLADPEAGLRALRSVLKPGGVLYLMLYAPYGRTGIYLLQDYCRRLGIGASRGEIAELVEAVEALPWQHPLRPVMEQSSDFLDPDALADALLNPRDRAYSVPQLFEALAANGLSFVRWYRQAPYLPQCGAIAQTAHAERIGKLDPAAQYAAMELWRGAMATHSLVVRRDDETGGAPIDLGGECWKGYVPIRLPSTACVAERLPPGAVGLLFNRNHWFHDLILPIGSTEKALFDAIDGDRTIGEVIERVGAAATEAARSFFKSLWAYDQVVFDASGPISGGIGRRLRV, from the coding sequence TTGAACCGGACAGCAGCCGACCCGATCCACACCTTCTACAACGCCCATCCCTATCCGCCGCCGGTCGCCGATCTCGAGCGCGCGCGTGCGCAGTGGCGCGAGCCGAACCGCGCGAGGGCCGACTACCACCAGTTCTGGCCCGACCGGCCCTATCGCGCGGATATCGACATTCTCGTCGCAGGTTGTGGCACATCGCAGGCGGCGAGGCATGCGGCCACCCGTCCGGAAGCGCGCGTTACCGGGATCGACGTCAGCGAGGCAAGCCTCAAGGAGACGCAGGCGCTCAAGCACAAGTACAAGCTCGACAATCTTGAAACCGAGCTGCGCGCGATCGAGGATGCGGGGGAACTCGGCCGACGCTTCGATCTCGTCGTTTGCACCGGCGTGCTCCATCACCTGGCCGATCCCGAGGCAGGACTTCGCGCGCTACGTTCGGTGCTGAAGCCCGGAGGGGTGCTCTACCTGATGCTCTATGCGCCCTATGGGCGTACCGGCATCTACCTGCTGCAGGACTATTGCCGCAGGCTGGGCATCGGCGCCTCGCGCGGCGAGATCGCCGAGCTGGTCGAGGCGGTCGAGGCGCTTCCCTGGCAGCATCCGCTGCGGCCCGTAATGGAGCAGTCGAGCGACTTCCTCGATCCCGACGCGCTCGCCGATGCACTGCTCAATCCGCGCGACCGGGCGTATAGCGTGCCGCAACTGTTCGAGGCGCTCGCCGCCAATGGCCTGTCCTTCGTTCGCTGGTATCGGCAGGCGCCCTATCTGCCTCAGTGCGGGGCAATCGCGCAGACGGCGCACGCAGAGCGGATCGGCAAGCTCGATCCGGCCGCGCAATATGCGGCAATGGAGCTGTGGCGCGGGGCGATGGCGACGCATAGCCTCGTCGTTCGCCGGGACGACGAGACCGGGGGAGCGCCAATCGACCTCGGGGGCGAGTGCTGGAAGGGCTATGTGCCGATCCGGCTTCCCTCCACCGCCTGTGTCGCCGAGCGCCTTCCGCCGGGGGCTGTCGGCCTGCTGTTCAACCGGAATCATTGGTTCCACGACCTGATTCTGCCGATCGGCTCGACCGAAAAGGCGCTGTTCGACGCCATCGATGGCGACCGAACGATCGGCGAAGTCATCGAACGTGTCGGGGCCGCGGCGACTGAGGCTGCACGGTCGTTCTTCAAATCGCTTTGGGCCTATGACCAGGTGGTGTTCGATGCCTCGGGCCCGATCTCGGGCGGAATCGGGCGGCGGCTGAGGGTTTGA
- a CDS encoding cryptochrome/photolyase family protein, with product MRADPDGPVLRLVLGDQLSNALTGLGDLNPDHDVVLMAEVRDEATYVRHHKQKIALTFAAMRAFAARIADRGVAVRYVRIDDPDNTHSIVGELHRALDASPFSKIVLTECGEWRLAQALEAFAGVATVPVEIREDRRFICSRDRFRRWATDKRELRMEFFYREMRRETGLLMDGPDPEGGRWNYDAENRRKLTKGLRPPQRLRTPPSSLTRDAIADVARLFPDHFRDLESFGWPTTAEEAETVLADFLDRVLPAFGDWQDAMAEGQPWMWHGLISTAINLGLLDPLDVCRRAEAVYRAGAAPLNAVEGFIRQILGWREFMRGVYWLKVPEYRQRNALDADRVLPWFYWSGKTDMACVADVVATSRTNAYAHHIQRLMVTGNLAMMLGVHPDAVDDWYMTVYADAYEWVEMPNTRGMATFADGGIVGSKPYAASGAYINRMSDYCGACRYDVKGKSGDGACPFNRLYWGFLERNRGRLRDNIRLAMPYRTLDGFGEARRADLLAEAERTRVSLGAIVGEKATKGETEKGTP from the coding sequence ATGAGAGCCGACCCGGACGGCCCCGTCCTGCGCCTCGTCCTCGGCGACCAGTTGTCGAACGCACTGACCGGCCTGGGCGACCTCAACCCCGACCACGACGTCGTCCTCATGGCCGAGGTACGCGACGAGGCGACCTATGTCCGCCATCACAAGCAGAAGATCGCCCTCACCTTCGCGGCGATGCGCGCCTTCGCCGCCCGGATTGCGGACCGCGGCGTCGCCGTCCGCTATGTCCGCATTGACGATCCCGACAACACCCATTCCATCGTCGGGGAACTCCACCGCGCCCTGGACGCGAGCCCTTTCTCCAAAATCGTCCTGACCGAATGTGGCGAATGGCGGCTGGCCCAGGCGCTGGAAGCCTTCGCCGGCGTCGCTACCGTTCCGGTGGAGATTCGCGAGGACCGCCGCTTCATCTGCTCCCGGGACCGTTTCAGACGCTGGGCGACGGACAAGCGCGAACTGCGAATGGAGTTTTTCTACCGGGAAATGCGCCGCGAGACCGGCCTGCTCATGGACGGCCCGGACCCTGAAGGCGGACGCTGGAACTACGACGCCGAGAACCGCCGCAAACTCACGAAAGGCCTGCGCCCGCCCCAACGGCTGAGAACGCCGCCCTCCTCCCTGACCCGCGACGCCATCGCCGACGTCGCCCGCCTCTTCCCCGACCATTTCCGCGATCTGGAGAGCTTCGGCTGGCCGACCACGGCTGAGGAGGCCGAGACGGTGCTGGCCGACTTCCTCGACCGCGTCCTGCCCGCCTTCGGGGACTGGCAGGACGCCATGGCGGAAGGGCAGCCGTGGATGTGGCACGGGCTGATCTCGACCGCGATCAACCTCGGCCTGCTCGATCCTCTGGACGTTTGCCGCAGGGCCGAGGCCGTCTATCGCGCGGGCGCCGCCCCCCTGAACGCGGTCGAGGGGTTCATCCGCCAGATCCTCGGATGGCGCGAGTTCATGCGCGGCGTCTACTGGCTCAAGGTCCCGGAATACCGCCAGAGGAACGCGCTCGACGCCGACCGCGTCCTGCCGTGGTTCTACTGGTCCGGCAAAACCGACATGGCCTGCGTCGCCGACGTGGTCGCGACCAGCCGCACCAACGCCTACGCCCACCATATCCAGCGGCTGATGGTCACCGGCAATCTGGCCATGATGCTGGGCGTGCATCCCGACGCCGTCGACGACTGGTATATGACGGTCTACGCCGACGCATACGAATGGGTGGAGATGCCCAACACCCGCGGCATGGCGACCTTCGCGGACGGCGGCATCGTGGGTTCCAAACCCTATGCGGCCTCCGGCGCCTATATCAACCGGATGAGCGACTACTGCGGCGCCTGCCGCTATGACGTGAAGGGCAAGTCCGGCGACGGCGCCTGCCCGTTCAACCGGCTCTACTGGGGCTTTCTGGAGCGCAATCGCGGCCGTCTGCGCGACAATATCCGCCTCGCCATGCCCTACCGGACTCTCGACGGGTTCGGCGAAGCCCGGCGCGCCGACCTGCTCGCCGAGGCGGAGCGGACGCGGGTTTCGCTCGGAGCGATCGTCGGGGAAAAGGCGACAAAGGGGGAGACGGAAAAGGGGACGCCCTGA
- a CDS encoding alpha/beta fold hydrolase translates to MRILLSLILLVLWGGAGNAQTPPPRYTPVEGDYVGGPLEIRSGGTLPELRMHYRTLGTPTRNAEGRVTNAVMILHGTGGTGATFLSPQFAGELFGPDQPLDITRYYIIMPDSLGHGQSTKPSDGLRAAFPAYQYADMVEAQRRMLVEGLHVDHLRLILGTSMGCMHAFVWGETHPDFADALMPLACEPTALVGRNRLWRTMLKDAIRNDPAWMGGNYVEQPKLGLREAVDLLVLAGGATMPLQHDLATPEAVDAYARTQQTRRLPTLDANDLWYQVNASSDYDPSADLEKITAPVMWINSADDFINPPELGLSEQFIPRIRNGQYRLIPNSVGGKGHGTHTWAVFWKDDLIALLARSGG, encoded by the coding sequence ATGCGCATCCTTTTGAGCCTGATCCTGCTGGTCCTCTGGGGTGGGGCGGGGAACGCCCAAACGCCCCCGCCACGCTACACACCCGTCGAGGGCGACTATGTCGGCGGGCCGCTGGAAATCCGGTCGGGCGGGACGCTGCCGGAGCTGCGGATGCACTACCGGACGCTGGGGACGCCGACGCGGAACGCCGAGGGGCGGGTGACCAATGCGGTGATGATCCTGCACGGCACGGGCGGGACTGGCGCGACCTTCCTGTCGCCCCAGTTCGCGGGCGAGCTGTTCGGGCCGGACCAGCCGCTGGATATCACCCGCTACTACATCATCATGCCCGACAGTCTGGGCCACGGGCAGTCGACCAAGCCCAGCGACGGGCTGCGCGCGGCCTTTCCGGCCTATCAGTACGCAGACATGGTCGAGGCCCAGCGGCGGATGCTGGTCGAGGGGCTGCACGTCGATCACCTGCGGCTGATCCTGGGCACCTCGATGGGCTGCATGCACGCCTTCGTCTGGGGCGAGACCCATCCCGACTTCGCCGACGCCCTGATGCCGCTGGCGTGCGAGCCGACGGCGCTGGTGGGGCGCAACCGACTGTGGCGGACCATGCTGAAGGACGCCATCCGCAACGACCCGGCCTGGATGGGCGGGAACTATGTCGAGCAGCCGAAGCTGGGTCTGAGGGAGGCCGTCGACCTGCTGGTGCTGGCGGGCGGGGCGACGATGCCGCTGCAGCACGATCTGGCCACGCCCGAGGCCGTGGACGCCTATGCGCGGACCCAGCAGACGCGGCGGCTGCCGACGCTGGACGCCAACGACCTGTGGTACCAGGTCAACGCCTCGAGCGACTATGACCCCTCGGCCGATCTGGAGAAGATCACCGCGCCGGTGATGTGGATCAACTCGGCCGACGACTTCATCAATCCGCCGGAGCTGGGGCTGTCGGAGCAGTTCATCCCGCGCATCCGCAACGGCCAGTACCGGCTGATCCCCAACAGCGTCGGCGGCAAGGGGCACGGGACCCATACCTGGGCGGTGTTCTGGAAGGACGACCTGATCGCCCTGCTGGCGCGGTCCGGGGGCTAG
- a CDS encoding carbonic anhydrase translates to MGFLWFGRKKPSRGSTPAVSLDFAASPDPEVVVAGAVAAAAAALTPHPSPTPDEALQMLRDGNAAFLSGASSLGHVTAHDLDALQGGHKPIATIVGCADSRTPPTILFNQGLGKLFIIRVAGNTVDRRGLSSIVYAVKHLSCPLVVVMGHTGCGAVAAAEAVVDGKAELDPSLEEMIVPILPAVLSARKIGGPDQARLAVEENARRVVARLLTADTALAQAVDTGAIRIVAAVKDMVTGRVDFLDLPDEPAPAHH, encoded by the coding sequence ATGGGCTTTCTGTGGTTCGGGCGGAAGAAGCCCTCTCGCGGATCAACGCCCGCTGTATCGCTGGACTTCGCGGCCTCGCCTGATCCCGAGGTCGTCGTCGCCGGGGCCGTGGCCGCCGCGGCCGCCGCCCTGACGCCCCATCCGTCGCCGACGCCGGACGAGGCCCTGCAGATGCTGCGCGACGGCAATGCGGCCTTCCTGTCGGGGGCCTCCAGCCTCGGCCACGTCACCGCCCACGACCTCGACGCCCTGCAGGGCGGCCACAAGCCCATCGCCACCATCGTCGGCTGCGCCGACAGCCGCACCCCGCCGACCATCCTGTTCAACCAGGGCCTCGGAAAGCTCTTCATCATCCGTGTGGCGGGCAACACCGTCGACCGGCGCGGCCTGTCGTCCATCGTTTACGCCGTCAAGCACCTCAGCTGCCCGCTTGTGGTGGTCATGGGCCACACCGGCTGCGGCGCCGTGGCGGCGGCCGAGGCCGTGGTCGACGGCAAGGCCGAGCTCGATCCCTCGCTGGAGGAGATGATCGTCCCCATCCTCCCCGCCGTCCTCTCGGCGCGGAAGATCGGCGGTCCCGATCAGGCCCGTCTCGCTGTCGAGGAGAACGCCCGCCGCGTCGTCGCCCGCCTGCTGACCGCCGACACCGCCCTGGCCCAGGCCGTCGATACCGGCGCGATCAGGATCGTCGCCGCCGTCAAGGACATGGTCACCGGCCGGGTCGACTTCCTCGACCTGCCCGACGAACCCGCCCCCGCCCACCACTAA
- the hemB gene encoding porphobilinogen synthase, translated as MTLPFMPAAFPMARPRRLRASPWVRRLVAETVLTPSDLIWPLIVHDGAEDRLPVPSMPGVFRLSPKAAAAAAVEARDLGIPMVALFPNVDAATKDAIGTGATDPDGLIPDCIKAIKDAAPEIGVMCDVALDCYTDHGHDGVVEDGRILNDASLDRLAEQAFIQAHAGADVVAPSDMMDGRVQAIREALEANGFHDTLILSYAAKFASAFYGPYRDAVGSAKMLTGDKKTYQMDYANSDEALKEVAMDISEGADAVMVKPGMPYLDIVRRVHETFKIPTFAYQVSGEYSMMQASIANGWLDQDRAILETLHGFKRAGCAGVLTYFAPQAARLLGA; from the coding sequence ATGACTCTGCCCTTCATGCCCGCCGCCTTCCCCATGGCCCGTCCCCGTCGTCTGCGCGCCAGCCCGTGGGTGCGCCGTCTGGTCGCCGAGACGGTGCTGACCCCGTCCGACCTGATCTGGCCGCTGATCGTCCATGACGGCGCCGAGGACCGCTTGCCGGTCCCGTCCATGCCCGGCGTCTTCCGTCTGTCGCCGAAAGCCGCCGCCGCCGCCGCGGTCGAGGCCCGCGATCTGGGCATCCCCATGGTCGCCCTCTTCCCGAATGTCGACGCCGCGACCAAGGACGCGATCGGGACCGGCGCCACCGACCCCGACGGCCTGATCCCCGACTGCATCAAGGCCATCAAGGACGCGGCGCCCGAGATCGGCGTCATGTGCGACGTGGCGCTCGACTGCTACACCGACCACGGCCATGACGGGGTGGTCGAGGACGGCCGCATCCTCAATGACGCCTCCCTGGACCGCCTCGCCGAACAGGCCTTCATCCAGGCCCATGCCGGCGCCGACGTCGTCGCTCCCTCGGACATGATGGACGGCCGGGTCCAGGCCATCCGCGAGGCGCTGGAGGCCAACGGCTTCCACGACACACTGATCCTGTCCTACGCCGCCAAGTTCGCCTCGGCCTTCTACGGCCCGTATCGCGATGCGGTCGGCTCGGCCAAGATGCTGACCGGCGACAAGAAAACCTATCAGATGGACTACGCCAACTCCGACGAGGCCCTGAAGGAGGTCGCGATGGACATTTCGGAGGGCGCGGACGCCGTCATGGTCAAGCCCGGCATGCCCTATCTGGACATCGTCCGCCGCGTGCACGAGACCTTCAAAATCCCGACCTTCGCCTACCAGGTGTCGGGCGAGTATTCGATGATGCAGGCCTCCATCGCCAACGGCTGGCTCGACCAGGACCGCGCCATCCTCGAGACCCTCCACGGCTTCAAGCGCGCAGGCTGCGCGGGGGTGCTGACCTATTTCGCCCCGCAGGCGGCGAGATTGCTGGGGGCCTGA
- a CDS encoding enoyl-CoA hydratase/isomerase family protein, whose protein sequence is MSEAEVLTRIDGAVGRITLNRPKALHALNKAMCEAMIDALTEWRDDQEVVGVLIDHMGERGFCAGGDIRMIAESGAGDASEAKAFFKTEYRLNHLMFEYPKPITAVVDGIVMGGGVGISEPASVRIATERTTYAMPETGIGLFPDVGGGWFLSRLPGQTGVWLALTGARLKAADTVALGIHTHFVPSDGVMALKADLMGGVEPAEAVAKHRATDPGPATIDREAIDRLFAFDSVEEIFAALAADGSDWALAQLATLKTKSPTSMKVSLKQVRTGATLTEFAHNMAMEYRLGGRIVSTHDFQEGVRAVVVDKDNAPQWSPATLDGVSDAAVAALFAPLPADEEWTPL, encoded by the coding sequence ATGTCCGAAGCCGAAGTCCTGACCCGTATCGACGGCGCCGTGGGGCGGATCACCCTGAACCGGCCCAAGGCCCTGCACGCCCTGAACAAGGCGATGTGCGAGGCGATGATCGACGCCCTGACGGAGTGGCGCGACGATCAGGAGGTGGTCGGGGTGCTGATCGACCATATGGGCGAGCGCGGCTTCTGCGCCGGGGGCGATATCCGCATGATCGCCGAGAGCGGGGCGGGCGACGCCTCCGAGGCGAAGGCCTTCTTCAAGACCGAATACCGGCTGAATCATCTGATGTTCGAATACCCCAAGCCGATCACGGCGGTGGTCGACGGCATCGTCATGGGCGGGGGCGTGGGCATCTCCGAGCCGGCCTCGGTGCGGATCGCGACCGAGCGGACGACCTACGCGATGCCCGAGACCGGGATCGGCCTGTTCCCCGACGTGGGCGGCGGCTGGTTCCTGTCGCGGCTGCCGGGACAGACGGGGGTCTGGCTGGCCCTGACGGGAGCGCGGCTGAAGGCGGCGGATACGGTGGCCCTGGGCATCCATACGCATTTCGTGCCGTCGGACGGCGTCATGGCCCTGAAGGCCGATCTGATGGGCGGGGTGGAGCCGGCGGAGGCCGTGGCGAAGCATCGCGCCACCGATCCGGGACCGGCGACGATCGACCGGGAGGCGATCGACCGGCTGTTCGCCTTCGACAGCGTGGAAGAGATCTTCGCGGCGCTTGCGGCGGACGGGTCGGACTGGGCCCTTGCCCAGCTGGCGACGCTGAAGACCAAGTCGCCGACGTCGATGAAGGTGTCGCTGAAACAGGTGCGGACCGGGGCGACCCTGACCGAGTTCGCCCACAACATGGCCATGGAATACCGGCTGGGCGGCCGCATCGTCTCGACCCATGACTTCCAGGAGGGCGTGCGCGCCGTTGTGGTCGACAAGGACAATGCGCCGCAATGGTCGCCGGCGACGCTTGACGGGGTGTCGGACGCCGCGGTGGCGGCCCTGTTCGCGCCCCTGCCGGCCGATGAGGAATGGACGCCGCTCTAG